GCCGGGGAGATTATCGTGACGATGGACGCCGACGGGCAGAACGACCCCGCCGATATCCCGAAGCTCATCGACAAACTCGAAGAGGGATACGACTGCGTGTCCGGCTGGCGCCGCGACCGTGACGACCCGTTCACCAAGCGGTTCTTCTCGCGGCTTGCATCCGGGATGCGGCAGATGTTTCTCGGGACGGATTTGCATGACTACGGCTGTACGCTGAAAGCGTTTCGCCGTCCCGCCGCGAAGGATATCGACCTCGACGGCGAAATGCACCGATACATCCCAGCGCTGCTGAGCTGGCACGGGTATCGGATCGCGGAAGTCGAGGTCAACCACCGTCCCCGACGTAACGGGGAAACGAAGTACTCCTGGCAGCGGCTCCCGAAGGGCTTTCTCGATCTAGTGAACGTCTGGTTCTGGCAGAAGTTCTCCGGGCGCCCCCTGCACATCTTCGGTGGCCTGGGTGTGCTGTCGATGTTCATCGGGACACTCGGCGGAATATATACTATCTGGCTGAAGCTCGCTGCCGGCGCGAATCTTTCCGATACTGCGTTACCGCTGTTTTCCGTCTTCATGATTATGATCGGCGTGCAGTTCTTCATTTCGGGTATCCTGGCCGATATCGGGATCAAGGGTTACCAGCACGCCAAGAATGAAGAGCCGTATCGAATCCAAGAGGTATATAAGTAGTTGCTCTTGGTCTAAGCATATGGGTTTACCGGACTCATCCGTTGTCCTAAATTACTTAAGTCGATCCGCGGATTTGGGACGTATGAGTCTTGATATTCGAATCCCGTTTCCGGAGAGTGGTTTAAGTTGCGAGACGAATATAACAAACGAGAATTAATAATGGGAACAGACGCTATAAATCAAACACTTGGCCTCGCTCAGAAACTAAACATCTTCGGAGATGAAAGTTGGCAGGAGCGCTTGGTGAGTCCTCTCTTCGATACAGAGACCAGAACTGAGATCAAACTAGAGCTAC
Above is a genomic segment from Halosimplex halophilum containing:
- a CDS encoding glycosyltransferase family 2 protein; the protein is MATIPKAKPEQEGLQEEVELSVVLPVYNEEGNLRPLAEEIREVADEHYERWEVIFVDDGSRDGSFETLESLHGADPRFKALKFRKNFGQSPAIDAGLDFAAGEIIVTMDADGQNDPADIPKLIDKLEEGYDCVSGWRRDRDDPFTKRFFSRLASGMRQMFLGTDLHDYGCTLKAFRRPAAKDIDLDGEMHRYIPALLSWHGYRIAEVEVNHRPRRNGETKYSWQRLPKGFLDLVNVWFWQKFSGRPLHIFGGLGVLSMFIGTLGGIYTIWLKLAAGANLSDTALPLFSVFMIMIGVQFFISGILADIGIKGYQHAKNEEPYRIQEVYK